The Candidatus Paceibacterota bacterium region ACCGCAGTAGATTCCTTTCCTTCAAATATTATTGCTGGAGTTTTTGGTTTTCCTAAAATGGAATTTTTCGGCCTTGAAGAATCAGAAGCTGCAGCTAAACAGCCAGTCGAAGTGAAGTTCTAGTCAAATAATTTTAAAAATATGGGATTCGAATTGCCACAAGAAGATAGCGAAAAAATTCAAAGATCTATAGAGTTTGTTCTCAAACTTGCCGCCGCTGATAATATTTCTGATGATGAAGCTGCTGAAAGTATGCTTAACCAACTTAATGAAAATAAAGCATCTCCAAATTTTTCTGAAATGCTGGTTAATCTTGACCCCTTAGCTAATAAAAGTGGAACCAAATCTCTTTCCGTAGAAGCTAAAAACAGACTAAGAAAGGTCCTTGACAGTTTTTTAGCATAAAAATCAAAAATTATTTACAATTCGAGACAAAAATAATTAAATGGCTACTCTCTACACCCAACAATCTTCAAATGTGTCCAAGACATGGCTTCTTATGGCCTGCTTTTTGGCTGTGATCATAGGACTTGGATATAGCCTGAGTCTGGTCTATGGAAATGAAGCCATACTTTATATTGCAGTTATTTTTAGTGTGATCATGAATATTACTGGGTATTGGTTTGCAGATAAGATTGCTCTCGCTAGTGCTCGGGCTGTCGCCATCGATCCTGTGCACAATCCCGATCATCTCGAGCTTCAGCGGATTGTGGAGAATTTGGCTATCACAGCTGGCTTGCCGACCCCTCGCATATATATAGTGCAAGATTCTTCGCCCAACGCTTTTGCCACTGGTCGGGACAAAAATCACGCGGCTATTGCAGTGACCAGCGGGCTTTTGGCTTTGCTAGATCGAAGCGAGCTTGAAGGGGTGCTCGCTCACGAACTTTCACATATAGGCAATCGAGATATTTTACTTTCGACTATCGTCGTTGTGTTGGTCGGTTTTGTGTCGCTCGCCTCAAACATTTTTCTTCGGAGTTCGTTTCTAGGTTTTGGAGGTGGCCGTCGAAGCAATAACGGGGAAGGTGGCAACCCTATCTTAGCCATTATTGGGATTGTTTTTATTATTCTTTCACCGATTGTGGCGGTGATTATTCAGCTGGCTATTTCGCGACGACGTGAGTTTTTGGCCGACGCGACTGGAGCTTTGATTACGCGCTATCCAGAAGGCTTGGCTTCGGCTTTGGA contains the following coding sequences:
- a CDS encoding M48 family metallopeptidase, giving the protein MATLYTQQSSNVSKTWLLMACFLAVIIGLGYSLSLVYGNEAILYIAVIFSVIMNITGYWFADKIALASARAVAIDPVHNPDHLELQRIVENLAITAGLPTPRIYIVQDSSPNAFATGRDKNHAAIAVTSGLLALLDRSELEGVLAHELSHIGNRDILLSTIVVVLVGFVSLASNIFLRSSFLGFGGGRRSNNGEGGNPILAIIGIVFIILSPIVAVIIQLAISRRREFLADATGALITRYPEGLASALEKISQVGATHPLMHASQATAHLYISNPFGAKASKGLSKLFMTHPPTEERIAALRGQQSF